ACCGGCAGGTACCGAACCTCCACCGGGAACGCCCGCCCCGCACTCTCGATCAGCGGCGCCCCCAGCCGCCCCGGCAAACCCGGGTCCAGCGTGGCACTCATCACCAGCACCCGCAGGTCATCCCGCAGCGCCCCCTGCACCTCCCGCAGGAGCGCCAGCGCCAGATCCGCGTTCAGGCTCCGCTCGTGAAACTCATCCAGAATCACCAGCCCCACCCCCGCCAGCTCCGGATCACGCTGAAGGCGCCGCGTCAGGATGCCCTCCGTCACCACCTCCAACCGCGTCGCCGCCGACACCCGCGAATCGAACCGCACCCGGTACCCGACCGTCCCACCGACCTCCTCCCCAAGCCCCTCCGCCAGCCGCGCCGCCACCGCCCGCGCCGCCACCCGCCGAGGCTGCAGCATCACGATCCCACGCCCCGCCAACCACGGCTCCCCCAGCAACTCCAGCGGCAACCCCGTACTCTTCCCCGCCCCCGGAGGCGCCTGCACCACAACCAACGAATGCGCCGCCAGCGCCCCACGCACCGCAGGCACCACCTCCGCAATCGGCAACACGAAAGAACTCACACCCCCGATGGTACGCGCCGCAGGGGTACGGAGCGTGGGAAGGGAGCGTGGGAGGGGCGGCTGCTTCGCAGCGGAACACAGCTGCTTCGCAGAACCCCTCAGTCAGCTTCGCTGACAGCTCCCCTTAGAGGGGAGCCTTGAAAGGCGACCGTCGTCGCCACGAGGCCCGTCGTGCGCGCAGCGCGCGGGGCGCATGGCGCGGGTGCGAAGGATGGCGTGTGAGGCGTGGCCGTAAACGCCCAATCCCCACCACGAACGCCCGCGAAATACCTGCCCAGTGCCAACGTAGGCTCCCCCGCTGCCAGGTTCCAGGCGCGGGTGTAGATCTGGCGTCAACGCGCAGGCCGCCCTGCGCGGCGAAGACGTGGCCCCCCTGGGGTAGGGGGCTGGGGGGTGGGGAAAGCCCACCTACAACTCCAGCACATCCCGCAGATCACGAAGAACTGCGTCCGGAACCTCGCCCTGAAGCGGGTGCGTGGTGGGGAGCCACGCGGCGCGCAGCCCCACCGCCTGCGGCCCGGCGATGTCGTTGCGGGGCGAGTCGCCCACGAACCATGTGTGCTGGGCGCTGACGCCGAGGCGATTCAGCGCGAGCTGGTAGATGGCGGGGTCGGGTTTGCTGAGGCCGACGGCTTTGCTGATGACGAGGTCGTCGGTGAGGGAGGTGAGGCCGCAGCGGTCAGCGCAGGTGCGCTGGAGGTCTTCCCAGCCGTTGGTAACGACACCCACCCGCACGCCCCGCGCGCGGAGTTCGCGCAGGACGGCGTGCGCGTGGGGCATGGGGACGGCGTGCCGGACGTGGTGGGCGTAGGTGTCGAGGAGGGTCTGGGGGTCGTGTGGGAGGCCGAGTTCCTGCACGAGCCTGGGGATGACCTGGGCTTTGGGACGGTAGCCGTGATCTTCGAGTTCGAGGAAGCGGGGGGCGTAGGTAGCGGGGAGGCTGAACTGCCGGGTGTGTTCGGCCAGCCACGCGCGGAGGGTGGCAGCGCGGTCGTGGAGGGTGCCGTCGAGGTCGAAGAGGATGGCCCGCGTACTCATGCGGGGATGCTACTCATCGTCAGGTTCGGGGGGGCGGGTCACTTCTGCCCTGTCACCGGGGGTCTTGTGGAACGCGGCGCCCAGGGAATGCACGGCCGCGTGGATGAGGCGGGTGTTGATGACCTGCGCGGCGTGCATTCCGGCGGCGGCGGCCTGCACCACGTACTGCGGGGCGCCCGTCATGTCGCCAACGGCGAACACGCCGGGGACGCTGGTTTCCTGCTGGTCGTCGACCTGCACGCGGCCCCGGTCGCTGAGCTGGCAGCCGAGCGAGGCGGGCAGGTGGCTGCCCTGCTGCTGTTCGGGCGCGAGGAACACGGCGTCCACGCTGAGGGGCGGCGCGCCCCGGAACGTGACGCACACCGGCTGGTCTTCGAGTGGGCCGCCGCGCAGGTGCCGGACGGGTTCCGTGCGGATGCGGACGCCGACGCGGCGCAGGTCGCGGGTCTGTTCGGGCGTGAGGGCCGGGTCGCCGTCGCACAGGAGGGTCACGCGGTCCGACCACGCCCGGACCGTCAGGGCGAGGTGGTGGGCGCTCTGGCCGCAGCCGTACACGGCGAGGGCGCGGCCCTCATGTTCCCAGCCGTCGCAGTACGGGCAGTGGAACACGCCCTGCCCCCAGCGTTCCCGCAGGCCCGGCACGGGCGGCAGGACGTCCCGCACGCCGGTGGCGAACAGCAGCACGCGCGTGCGGTGCCAGTCCTGACCGACCCGCACGGCGAACGCCCCGTCCGGCTCACGGCGAACCTCGCGCGCACCGTCGGAGCAGACGGTCACGTCGTACGGCGCGAGGTCCGCCAGCGCCTGCGCTTTCAGGTCCGCCGGGTGCATTCCGTCGCGCGTGAGCAGTCCGTGCCCGGCCGACACGCTCGCGTTGCGGGGCGGCCCGCCGTCCAGCAGCAGCACCCGCCGCCGCGAACGGCCCAGCGTCAGCGCGGCACTCAGGCCCGAGGGACCAGCCCCGACGATCACCACGTCCAGCAGGTCCGCCTGCACCCGACCCGCCCGTGGGGGCGGCAACTCCGCCACCGAATCCGCCATCAACGCGGGCCGGGGCGCACGCTCACGTCCGGCAGCGTCGCGTCACGCGGGGCGTTCAGCACGAACTCGATGGTGGCCGCCACCGAATCCGGATCGATAAACGCCTCCGGCGTGTACGCCGCGCCCTCCTGGGAGCGCACCTTCGCCTGCATGGGCGTCGCCGTGCGGCCCGGGTACACGCTCGACACGCGCACCCCGGCGCTCGCCTCCTCCTCCCGCAGCGCGTCCGCCAGCGCCTTCAGGCCGAACTTGCTGGCCGCGTAACTGCCCCACCCCGCGTTCGCGCGCAGGCCCGCGCCGCTGTTCACGAACACCACCGACCCCCGCTCGGCACGCACGCGCGGCAGCAGCACCCGCGTCAACTCCGCCGGGGCGACCACATTCACCGCCAGCGTGTGCGACCACACCGCATGCCCCTGCTCCGCCACCGCACCCAGCTCCACCACACCCGCGTTATGCACCACGTTCGACACACGCCCCACCCCCGCCAGCGCCCCCTCGAACGACTCCGGGCGGGTCAGGTCCAGCACCAACGCCGAACCCCCCACCTCCGCACACAGGGCCTCCAACGCCCCCACATTCCGCCCCGACAGGATCAGGTCATGCCCCGCAGCCAACCGCCGCGCCAACGCCGCCCCAATCCCACCCGCAGCTCCCGTCACCAACGTCACCGGCCGAACGACACTCATAACCAGATGGTACGGGAGGCTGCTCCGCAGCGGAACACAGCTGCTACGCAGGACCCAGCTGCTTCGCAGGCGACCCCTCAGTCAGCTTCGCTGACAGCTCCCCTCAAGGGGAGCCTTGAATGCGACCGTCATGGCAACCAGGCCCGTCGTGCGCGCAGCGCGCGGGGCGAACGCAACAGGTGCGAAGGATGGCGTGTGAGGCGTGGCCGAACCCGCCCGACACCCACAACGAACGCCCGCGAAATACCTGCCCAGTGCAACGCTGCTCCCCCTGCCCCCCTGGGGTAGGGGGCTGGGGGGTGGGGAAGCCCGCGGCAGGCGCCCACCTACAACGCCTACCGCCCAAGCCCCCGGTAGTACGCCACGACCCCCGCCGCGATGGCCTGAGCGAGCCGTTCCTGCCCGGCCGGGCTGCTCAGCAGGCGCAGGTTGCCGGGGTCGGTCAGGTACCCGGTTTCGATCAGGACGCTGGGCTGGCTGGTGGGTCGGGTGAGGGCGAGGTCCGCGCCGGGTTTCAGGCCGGTGCCGGGGCCGAGGTCGGGGAGGCCGGTGCGCAGGGCGGTGAGGAGGGCGGCGGCGAGGGGTTGGGCCTGGGGGTGGGTGTAGTAGATCTCGGGGCCGCGGATGCCGCGTGGGTCGCGGCCGTCGGGGAGGGCGTTGGCGTGGACGCTGATGAGGAGGTCGCTGCCCGTGTCGTGGGCGAGCTGGCCGCGTTCGTACAGGCCGACGGTGGTGTCGGTGGTGCGGGTGAGGTGGATGGTGGCGCCCTGGGCACGGAGGAGTTCGGCGGCGCGGAGGGTGATGGGCAGCACGAGGTTCTTTTCTGGGGTGCCGAGGCTGCCGGCGCCGCCGCCCTGGGTGCCGCCGTGGCCGGGGTCGAGGGTGATGGTGCGGCCCTGGAGGGGCCGGGTGGGGTCGGTGGTGGGGGGCGTGCGGACATTCAGGCGCAGGTGGGGGCCGTCGTGGTCGGCGGTGAAGCCCCAGACGGGGGCGTTCAGGGTGAGGGTGAGGCGGGTGGTACCGGGGGTGGTGTTCAGGTCGGTGCGGGCCAGCAGGGGGTGTGGGGCGGGCGGGGTGAGGGGTGTGATGGGCGGGCCGAACAGGGTGAGGACGAGGGTGCGCGGGTCGGTCTGTTCGAGGGTGAAGGGGGGCCGGGCGGGGCCGGTGGGGATCAGGAGGGTCAGGTCGCTGCTGGCGCTGGCGGGGGTGGGTGCCGGGGGGGCCGGTACGGGTGCCGCTGCCAGTGTGGGCGGCGCGGCGGGGTCGCTGGTGACGGGCAGGGCGGGCACGCCGGGCACGGCTGCCGGGGTGGGGACGGGTTCCAGGGCAGGTGGGCTGGTCAGAGCGGAAAGGGGTTCGTCCAGTTGGACGGTCCCGCCGGTCCAGGGGAGGGGGGCGGTGCCGGGGGCGCCCAGGTCGAGTTGCGTGGCGGTGATCAGGGCGCTCTGGCCGCCGCTCAGGCGGACGCGCAGGTCGCCTTCCTGCCGGCCGACGACGGTGAAGGTCATGCTGGTGCGGGGGTACAGCAGGGACTGGCCGGTCAGGGTGGTCAGGACGGTGCTGCTGGCGTTCAGGGCGGGGCCGGGGACCTGTCCGGGGCGCTGGGTGCCGGTGCGGGCGGCGCCGCTCTGCACGGTGACGCGGCCGGGTGCGGTGGCGGTGACGGTGCGGCCGTCCGGGCCGGTCAGGGTGACGGTCAGCGGGGTGCTGGCCTGCGGGGTGGCGGGAACGGTCAGGTCGGCGCGGTACGTGCCGGGCGGCCCCTCGCGCAGCGGCGTGGGCGCGGCGCTGCCCAGGCGGGCGGTGGCGCGCGCTCCGGCGCTGCCCTGCACGCTGACGGTCACGCGGCGTTCGGCGGGCGTGTCGCCGGACGCGTCCCAGAATTCGACCGGCCGGGCGGGCGTGACGCTGCCGGGCAGGATGCGGGTGGGCCGGGCGGGCAGGATGGGCGCGGCGGCGCGGGTGACGCGCAGGGTGCGGCTGCCGGTCACGCGCCCTGCCTGCCGGGCGGTCAGGGTGAGGGTGTTCACGCCGGGCTTCAGCGGCCACCACTCCATGAACAGGCCGTCCGGGCCGGTGGGTACGGCGCGGCCGGACACGTTGAGGGTCGAGCCGGGCGGCACGCGGCCTTCGAGGATCACGTGATCGAACGGCACGCGGTGGTCGTCCGGGGGGTAGGCGACGAACACGCCGGTCGGGGCGGGCGGGGCGGCCCGGCCGGTCGGCGTCCCGGCGCTCAGGAGGACGATCAGGGCCAGCAGGGGCGGGGCGGGGCGCATCTTCAGGGTGTAGCACGGCCCGGCGGGGGTATGCTGGGGGTATTCATGAACGACGGGCTGGTCAGTGAGTACAAGTCGAACCTGCCGCAGTTCGAGGCGTTGCGGGACGCGGCGGTGGCGCACACGCTGGCGATGCTGGAACGCGCGGGGCTGGGCATTCATCACGTGACGGGCCGCGTGAAGAAACCCCTGAGTCTGGAGGACAAGTTGCGCCGCAAGCCGGGCCGGTACCGGTCGCTGCCGGACGTGACGGACCTCGTGGCGGTGCGCGTGATCACGTACTTCGAGTCGGACGTGGGGGCCGTGTCGCGCCTGATCGAGGCGAACCACACGGTGGACTGGGAGCATTCCATCGACAAGAGCAAGATGCACGACCCGGACCGGTTCGGGTACATGGGCGTGCATTACGTGGTGCGGCTCACGCCGGACACGCCGGGGCTGGCGGCGTTCGCGGGCATGGGGTTCGAGGTGCAGATCCGCTCGATCCTGCAACACGCCTGGGCCGAGATCGAGCATGACCTGGGGTACAAGAACCGGGACGCGATTCCGCGTGAGGTGCAGCGCCGCTTCTACCGGCTGGCGGGCCTGCTGGAAATGGCGGACGAGGAATTCATGGCCCTGCACCGTCTGTCCCGCGATTACGCCGCGACGCTGCCCGAGCGGGTGCAGACCGAACCGGAGGGCGTGTTCATCGACGCGCAGAGCATGAAGCACCTGCTGAACATCCCGCCCGTCCGGCCGCTGGACGAGGACGTGGCCGGGGCGTTGCAGGTGCGGCTCCTGGTGGGCTGGCCGGACCCGGACCGGCCGCAGCGGCTGGCGCGGCTGCTGCATTACGTGGGCGTGAACTCGGTCGGGGCGCTCCAGAAGGAACTGGGGCGTTCGCGGGAGGACGTGCGGCGGTTCGCGCGGCAGCTGATGCCGCTGCTGCGTGAGGCGTGGACCCCGGCGGGCGGCGTGCGGCCCGGCACCAGCGTGGTGCATTACGCGCTGCTGCGCGCCTGCGCGAATCCCAGCCTGGACCCGCACGAGATCGTGGCGATGCTGGACATGCGCGGCGTGCTGGGCAGTCAGGAACTCGTGCAGGCCGTGCAGGAGGCGTACCGGGCGTTCCTGAACGAGGCGGCCCCCGACGCCCGCACCCTCCCGGAGCTGCCACCGACTGAACAGACGCCCCCCTGAACGTGAAGGGTCCGGGGGCAGCCCGGCCAGGGAGGGCCTGACGGTCCGTTGACAGGAGCGGATCACGCTGCGATCAGCAGGAACCCGCGCGGGCGGCCCCGCCTCCGCGCCCTCCAGGCCGCCCTTCCTCCGGGGTCCTGCCAGGAGCCGGGTATGACACGAACAGCCGGGATGTCGCCCCCTAACGGTCAGGGGACCGTCAACTCCGTCCCCATGATCCACGCCCCGCACAGCCCGCTGGCCGGGTACGCGTTCCCGCCCGCCATGCTGCGCCGCGCCGCGCAGGAACACGGCTGGGGGCCAGCCTTCACGGAATGCGTCGCGCAGGAGTACCGCCGGTTCCTGATCCTGGCCGCCACGGCCGGGCATCCGGTCACGCCGTCACGGGCGGTGGACGCCCTGTGGCACGAGCACCTGACCTTCACCCGTGATTACTGGGAGCGCCTGACGCCGCTGCTGCCCGCGCCGCTGCACCACGAACCCGCCACCGGCGAGGCGGGCGACACGGACTT
This portion of the Deinococcus seoulensis genome encodes:
- a CDS encoding NAD(P)/FAD-dependent oxidoreductase; translation: MAELPPPRAGRVQADLLDVVIVGAGPSGLSAALTLGRSRRRVLLLDGGPPRNASVSAGHGLLTRDGMHPADLKAQALADLAPYDVTVCSDGAREVRREPDGAFAVRVGQDWHRTRVLLFATGVRDVLPPVPGLRERWGQGVFHCPYCDGWEHEGRALAVYGCGQSAHHLALTVRAWSDRVTLLCDGDPALTPEQTRDLRRVGVRIRTEPVRHLRGGPLEDQPVCVTFRGAPPLSVDAVFLAPEQQQGSHLPASLGCQLSDRGRVQVDDQQETSVPGVFAVGDMTGAPQYVVQAAAAGMHAAQVINTRLIHAAVHSLGAAFHKTPGDRAEVTRPPEPDDE
- a CDS encoding GTP pyrophosphokinase → MNDGLVSEYKSNLPQFEALRDAAVAHTLAMLERAGLGIHHVTGRVKKPLSLEDKLRRKPGRYRSLPDVTDLVAVRVITYFESDVGAVSRLIEANHTVDWEHSIDKSKMHDPDRFGYMGVHYVVRLTPDTPGLAAFAGMGFEVQIRSILQHAWAEIEHDLGYKNRDAIPREVQRRFYRLAGLLEMADEEFMALHRLSRDYAATLPERVQTEPEGVFIDAQSMKHLLNIPPVRPLDEDVAGALQVRLLVGWPDPDRPQRLARLLHYVGVNSVGALQKELGRSREDVRRFARQLMPLLREAWTPAGGVRPGTSVVHYALLRACANPSLDPHEIVAMLDMRGVLGSQELVQAVQEAYRAFLNEAAPDARTLPELPPTEQTPP
- a CDS encoding N-acetylmuramoyl-L-alanine amidase family protein, translating into MRPAPPLLALIVLLSAGTPTGRAAPPAPTGVFVAYPPDDHRVPFDHVILEGRVPPGSTLNVSGRAVPTGPDGLFMEWWPLKPGVNTLTLTARQAGRVTGSRTLRVTRAAAPILPARPTRILPGSVTPARPVEFWDASGDTPAERRVTVSVQGSAGARATARLGSAAPTPLREGPPGTYRADLTVPATPQASTPLTVTLTGPDGRTVTATAPGRVTVQSGAARTGTQRPGQVPGPALNASSTVLTTLTGQSLLYPRTSMTFTVVGRQEGDLRVRLSGGQSALITATQLDLGAPGTAPLPWTGGTVQLDEPLSALTSPPALEPVPTPAAVPGVPALPVTSDPAAPPTLAAAPVPAPPAPTPASASSDLTLLIPTGPARPPFTLEQTDPRTLVLTLFGPPITPLTPPAPHPLLARTDLNTTPGTTRLTLTLNAPVWGFTADHDGPHLRLNVRTPPTTDPTRPLQGRTITLDPGHGGTQGGGAGSLGTPEKNLVLPITLRAAELLRAQGATIHLTRTTDTTVGLYERGQLAHDTGSDLLISVHANALPDGRDPRGIRGPEIYYTHPQAQPLAAALLTALRTGLPDLGPGTGLKPGADLALTRPTSQPSVLIETGYLTDPGNLRLLSSPAGQERLAQAIAAGVVAYYRGLGR
- a CDS encoding HAD family hydrolase, translating into MSTRAILFDLDGTLHDRAATLRAWLAEHTRQFSLPATYAPRFLELEDHGYRPKAQVIPRLVQELGLPHDPQTLLDTYAHHVRHAVPMPHAHAVLRELRARGVRVGVVTNGWEDLQRTCADRCGLTSLTDDLVISKAVGLSKPDPAIYQLALNRLGVSAQHTWFVGDSPRNDIAGPQAVGLRAAWLPTTHPLQGEVPDAVLRDLRDVLEL
- a CDS encoding SDR family oxidoreductase; amino-acid sequence: MSVVRPVTLVTGAAGGIGAALARRLAAGHDLILSGRNVGALEALCAEVGGSALVLDLTRPESFEGALAGVGRVSNVVHNAGVVELGAVAEQGHAVWSHTLAVNVVAPAELTRVLLPRVRAERGSVVFVNSGAGLRANAGWGSYAASKFGLKALADALREEEASAGVRVSSVYPGRTATPMQAKVRSQEGAAYTPEAFIDPDSVAATIEFVLNAPRDATLPDVSVRPGPR